From Thioalbus denitrificans, a single genomic window includes:
- a CDS encoding SCO family protein yields MNGPVRLLLVPAFAALAAGLWLGLAQAPAAVDPPATRTATAIDPPRPIAPFTLARPDGTPFTAADLHGRWTLLTFGYASCPDVCPTTLALLDGISRALPAPAPRVTFVSVDPERDTPARLGEFVTAFNPGFLGVTGNPAAIAGLAGQLGIPYARVPLPGSALGYVMDHSAAVLLVDPDGRLRALFTPPLEPAAMAEDIRLLERHYQSLVKHH; encoded by the coding sequence GTGAACGGCCCCGTCCGGCTGCTGCTCGTGCCCGCCTTCGCCGCCCTGGCGGCGGGGCTGTGGCTGGGCCTGGCGCAGGCGCCGGCCGCCGTGGATCCGCCCGCCACCCGGACCGCCACGGCCATCGACCCGCCGCGGCCCATCGCCCCCTTCACCCTCGCCCGGCCCGACGGCACCCCCTTCACCGCCGCCGACCTGCACGGCCGCTGGACCCTGCTCACCTTCGGCTACGCCAGCTGCCCCGACGTCTGCCCCACCACCCTGGCCCTGCTCGACGGCATCAGCCGCGCGCTGCCCGCGCCTGCGCCCCGGGTGACGTTCGTGTCGGTGGACCCGGAGCGGGACACCCCCGCACGCCTGGGCGAGTTCGTGACCGCCTTCAATCCCGGCTTCCTCGGCGTCACCGGCAACCCTGCGGCCATCGCCGGGCTGGCCGGCCAGCTGGGCATTCCCTACGCCCGGGTGCCGCTGCCAGGCAGCGCCCTGGGGTACGTGATGGATCACAGCGCGGCGGTGCTGCTGGTGGATCCCGACGGACGGCTTCGTGCGCTGTTCACCCCTCCCCTGGAGCCCGCGGCCATGGCGGAGGACATCCGGCTGCTGGAACGGCACTACCAGTCCCTGGTCAAACACCACTGA
- a CDS encoding twin transmembrane helix small protein — MLFKAVLLLLLAGILLSLASGLFFLVRDRDDSRRTVRALTVRIVLSLALFVLLLAGFAGGLITPHGLLPQPPTAAGGR, encoded by the coding sequence ATGCTGTTCAAGGCCGTGCTGCTGCTCCTGCTGGCGGGGATTCTCCTCAGCCTCGCCTCCGGGCTGTTCTTCCTGGTGCGCGATCGCGACGACTCCCGGCGCACGGTGCGGGCGCTCACCGTGCGCATCGTGCTCTCGCTGGCGCTGTTCGTGCTGCTGCTGGCGGGCTTCGCCGGCGGGCTCATCACCCCCCACGGCCTGCTCCCGCAGCCGCCCACGGCCGCCGGCGGCCGGTAG
- a CDS encoding cyclic nucleotide-binding domain-containing protein produces the protein MSSARITALRRLELFQSLPESGLARLTRNAVTLNLPRAADLFGQGEEPEFLHVLLEGGVQLLGGASDGRETVVEVVRPVDCFILAAVLSNEPYLMTARTLEPTRVLLIPATELRQQLAEDPQLALTLLATLSKQYRDMVRNIKNLKLRSAVQRLGCYLVTEFGDAAAGTEVRLPVDKKLLASHLGMTPETLSRAFNALRSHGATVHGGSVTLTDPAALRALCQPDNLIDILHPADEAQ, from the coding sequence ATGAGTTCAGCGCGCATCACGGCACTCCGCCGTCTGGAGCTGTTCCAGAGCCTCCCGGAAAGCGGCCTTGCGCGGCTGACCCGCAACGCCGTCACCCTCAACCTTCCCCGTGCGGCCGATCTGTTCGGGCAGGGCGAGGAGCCGGAGTTTCTCCACGTGCTGCTGGAGGGGGGCGTCCAGCTCCTGGGCGGGGCGAGCGACGGCCGCGAAACGGTGGTGGAAGTGGTACGGCCCGTGGACTGCTTCATTCTCGCCGCCGTGCTCAGCAATGAACCCTACCTGATGACCGCGCGCACCCTGGAGCCGACCCGGGTGCTGCTCATTCCCGCCACGGAGCTGCGCCAGCAGCTGGCGGAGGATCCCCAGCTAGCCCTGACGCTGCTCGCCACCCTGTCCAAGCAGTACCGGGACATGGTCCGCAACATCAAGAACCTGAAGCTGCGCAGCGCCGTGCAGCGGCTCGGGTGCTACCTCGTGACCGAGTTCGGCGATGCCGCCGCCGGCACCGAGGTACGCCTGCCCGTCGACAAGAAGCTGCTCGCCTCCCATCTCGGCATGACGCCCGAAACCCTTTCCCGCGCCTTCAACGCCCTGCGCAGCCACGGCGCCACGGTCCATGGCGGCAGCGTCACCCTCACCGATCCGGCCGCCCTCCGCGCCCTCTGCCAGCCGGACAACCTCATCGACATCCTCCACCCCGCGGACGAAGCGCAATAG
- a CDS encoding thioredoxin family protein has translation MHHPNAPCPHIYTANEHDFKANVLEASRQTPVLVDFWADWCGPCTALTPVLEKLAAEYDGRFRLAKVEVDEGENMRLAGHYRLRGFPTVLLFRDGEEVARFASARPVHWVREFLDEHL, from the coding sequence ATGCATCATCCCAACGCACCCTGCCCCCACATCTACACGGCCAACGAGCACGACTTCAAGGCGAACGTCCTGGAGGCCTCCCGCCAGACTCCGGTGCTGGTGGACTTCTGGGCCGACTGGTGCGGGCCCTGCACCGCCCTGACCCCGGTGCTGGAGAAGCTGGCGGCGGAGTACGACGGCCGCTTCCGGCTGGCCAAGGTGGAGGTGGACGAGGGCGAGAACATGCGCCTGGCAGGCCACTACCGCCTGCGCGGCTTCCCGACCGTGCTGCTGTTCCGGGACGGCGAGGAGGTGGCCCGCTTCGCCAGCGCCCGCCCCGTGCACTGGGTGCGGGAGTTCCTCGACGAGCATCTTTGA
- a CDS encoding SURF1 family protein — MSLSRAGHAPLRLRPRLLPSLAVLLLLPLLLGLGAWQLDRAAQKRALAAALNAAGDAPPVQILPGTDAEAVRELAYRRVAAYGRYAPERQLLLDNQIHDGRPGFRVFTPLRLGNGHSAVLVDRGWLPMGATRDQLPALALALATDDRLVRGLLTPPPDVGLRLGDGMANPGRWPRLVQYLDPTRLAPELGVRLLPYVIRLDPGAPDGYLREPPALPFGPERHLGYAVQWFALAATLALLWLRYSLVRAPAPARPEPTDTETPGHVRHG, encoded by the coding sequence ATGAGCCTGTCACGGGCCGGCCACGCCCCCCTGCGCCTGCGCCCCCGGCTGCTGCCGAGCCTGGCGGTGCTCCTGCTGCTGCCGCTGCTGCTGGGCCTCGGCGCCTGGCAGCTCGACCGGGCGGCGCAGAAGCGCGCCCTGGCCGCGGCGCTGAACGCGGCCGGCGACGCGCCGCCGGTGCAGATCCTGCCCGGCACCGACGCCGAGGCCGTGCGGGAGCTCGCCTACCGGCGGGTTGCGGCCTACGGCCGCTACGCCCCGGAGCGGCAGCTGCTGCTGGACAACCAGATCCACGACGGACGCCCCGGGTTCCGGGTCTTCACGCCCCTGCGGCTGGGCAACGGCCACAGCGCGGTGCTGGTGGACCGCGGCTGGCTGCCCATGGGCGCCACCCGCGACCAGCTCCCGGCGCTGGCGCTGGCGCTGGCGACCGACGATCGCCTGGTCCGGGGCCTGCTCACCCCGCCGCCCGACGTGGGGCTGCGCCTGGGCGACGGCATGGCGAACCCGGGCCGCTGGCCGCGCCTGGTGCAGTACCTGGACCCGACACGGCTGGCGCCGGAGCTCGGCGTGCGGCTGCTGCCGTACGTGATCCGGCTCGACCCGGGGGCGCCCGACGGCTACCTGCGCGAGCCCCCGGCGCTGCCCTTCGGCCCGGAGCGCCACCTCGGCTACGCGGTGCAGTGGTTCGCCCTGGCCGCCACCCTGGCGCTGCTGTGGCTGCGCTACTCGCTGGTGCGCGCGCCCGCCCCGGCGCGCCCCGAACCCACCGACACGGAGACCCCCGGCCATGTCCGCCACGGCTGA
- a CDS encoding FMN-binding glutamate synthase family protein, with translation MDFGNLLCMISALFLFLLALGLIGAALFLILFLQDVRQTEHTIRRNYPVVGRLRYLLERLGEALRQYFFTLEREELPFDRATRGWVYRMSKNLGGTIGFGSTYDVQKPGALLFCNAPYPVLEEERIPAPSLVIGPDAAQPFTARSIFNIAGMSYGALSAPAVRALSRGAHAAEVWLNTGEGGLTPHHREGGSDLIFQIGTAKFGVHDADGRLDPRRLREVAQHVKAFELKLAQGAKPGRGGVLPGVKVTPEVAAVRGIPVGQSCCSPNRHPEITDDDTLLDMIARIRDATGRPVGIKMVLGCDTAILGLCEAILRRGEIHAPDFITLDGGDAGTGAAPQVLMDHMGLPLNESLPMLVDALHQAGLRERIRVIASGKLVDTARVAWALSVGADFAVTGRGFMFALGCIQAMRCHLGTCPTGVTSHSPRLQKGLVVEEKAIRVANYARAVNGGINELAHACGLLHARQFRRDNVRVVQSPGRSIPLDELYPYPRVGGPAGV, from the coding sequence ATGGATTTCGGCAACCTGCTGTGCATGATCAGCGCCCTGTTCCTGTTCCTGCTGGCGCTGGGCCTCATCGGGGCGGCGCTGTTCCTGATCCTGTTCCTGCAGGACGTGCGCCAGACCGAACACACCATCCGCCGCAACTATCCGGTGGTGGGTCGCCTGCGCTACCTGCTCGAGCGGCTCGGGGAGGCGCTGCGCCAGTATTTCTTCACCCTGGAGCGGGAAGAGCTGCCCTTCGACCGCGCGACCCGCGGCTGGGTCTACCGCATGTCGAAGAACCTGGGCGGCACCATCGGCTTCGGTTCCACCTACGATGTCCAGAAACCCGGCGCCCTGCTCTTCTGCAACGCCCCCTACCCCGTCCTCGAGGAGGAACGGATCCCGGCGCCGTCGCTGGTCATCGGCCCCGACGCCGCACAGCCGTTCACCGCCCGCAGCATCTTCAACATCGCCGGCATGAGCTACGGGGCGCTCTCCGCGCCGGCGGTGCGGGCGCTCTCCCGTGGCGCCCACGCGGCGGAGGTGTGGCTGAATACGGGAGAGGGCGGGCTGACCCCCCACCACCGGGAGGGGGGCAGCGACCTCATATTCCAGATCGGCACCGCCAAGTTCGGGGTCCATGATGCCGACGGACGCCTGGACCCCCGGCGCCTGCGCGAGGTGGCGCAGCACGTGAAGGCCTTCGAGCTGAAGCTGGCCCAGGGCGCCAAGCCGGGCCGGGGCGGCGTGCTGCCGGGGGTGAAGGTGACCCCGGAAGTGGCGGCGGTGCGCGGCATCCCCGTGGGGCAGAGCTGCTGCAGCCCCAACCGCCACCCGGAAATCACCGACGACGACACCCTCCTGGACATGATCGCCAGGATCCGGGACGCCACCGGGCGCCCGGTGGGCATCAAGATGGTGCTGGGCTGCGACACGGCCATCCTCGGTCTCTGCGAGGCGATTCTGCGCCGCGGGGAGATCCATGCGCCCGACTTCATCACCCTCGACGGCGGCGACGCCGGGACCGGGGCCGCGCCCCAGGTGCTGATGGACCACATGGGGCTCCCCCTCAACGAGTCCCTGCCCATGCTGGTGGACGCCCTGCACCAGGCCGGCCTGCGGGAGCGCATCCGGGTCATCGCCTCGGGCAAGCTGGTGGATACGGCGCGGGTGGCCTGGGCGCTCTCGGTGGGGGCCGACTTCGCGGTGACGGGCCGGGGCTTCATGTTCGCCCTGGGCTGCATCCAGGCCATGCGCTGCCACCTGGGCACCTGCCCCACCGGCGTCACCAGCCACTCGCCGCGGCTGCAGAAGGGGCTGGTGGTGGAGGAGAAGGCCATCCGGGTGGCGAACTACGCCCGGGCGGTCAACGGGGGCATCAACGAACTGGCCCACGCCTGCGGCCTGCTCCATGCCCGCCAGTTCCGGCGCGACAACGTGCGCGTGGTGCAGAGCCCCGGCCGCAGCATCCCCCTGGATGAACTCTACCCCTACCCCCGGGTCGGCGGGCCGGCCGGCGTCTGA
- a CDS encoding DUF2189 domain-containing protein — translation MPQVMTQKDIAHALPAVREITYDHPWRWLAAGWSDLRANPGLSLGYGAVFVVVSYLITYALVTGEMFFLVPALSAGFFLVAPLLGIGLYAASRSHELGVPARFGQLAEAWRGNHIHLTAMGLALMIMLLVWMMLANLIFALFFSGIVPTWENFIPEVFLSGNSPLFLLAGIGGGAVIAFFVFAMSAVSVPMLMDRRVDVMTAIQTSLHAVRVNLLPMLLWAVLIVLFVGAGLATFYLGLLVTMPLVGHASWHAYRDLVEPEH, via the coding sequence ATGCCCCAAGTGATGACCCAGAAAGACATCGCCCACGCCCTGCCGGCCGTGCGCGAGATCACCTACGATCATCCCTGGCGCTGGCTCGCCGCCGGCTGGTCCGACCTGCGCGCCAATCCGGGGCTGAGCCTGGGCTACGGCGCCGTGTTCGTGGTGGTGAGCTACCTCATCACCTACGCGCTCGTTACCGGCGAGATGTTCTTCCTGGTGCCGGCGCTGTCGGCAGGTTTCTTCCTGGTGGCCCCCCTGCTCGGCATCGGGCTCTATGCCGCGAGCCGCAGCCACGAGCTGGGCGTGCCCGCCCGTTTCGGCCAGCTGGCCGAGGCCTGGCGCGGCAACCACATCCACCTCACCGCCATGGGTCTGGCGCTGATGATCATGCTGCTGGTGTGGATGATGCTCGCCAACCTCATCTTCGCGCTGTTCTTCAGCGGCATCGTGCCCACCTGGGAGAACTTCATCCCCGAGGTGTTCCTCTCCGGCAACAGCCCCCTGTTCCTGCTCGCCGGCATCGGCGGCGGCGCGGTCATCGCCTTCTTCGTCTTCGCCATGAGCGCGGTCTCGGTCCCGATGCTGATGGACCGCCGGGTGGATGTGATGACCGCCATCCAGACCAGCCTGCACGCGGTACGGGTGAACCTGCTGCCCATGCTGCTGTGGGCGGTGCTCATCGTCCTGTTCGTGGGCGCCGGCCTGGCCACCTTCTACCTCGGCCTGCTGGTGACCATGCCCCTGGTGGGCCATGCCTCCTGGCACGCCTACCGCGACCTGGTGGAGCCGGAGCACTGA
- a CDS encoding DUF2970 domain-containing protein, whose amino-acid sequence MNAPAPHRGPGLGPWQVLSSAVAALLGVQSQRNRERDFRHGRPLPFVVAGLVLTLLFVLAVFGVVQLVLHLAGTTG is encoded by the coding sequence ATGAACGCGCCGGCGCCGCACCGCGGGCCCGGCCTGGGCCCCTGGCAGGTGCTCTCCAGCGCGGTGGCCGCGCTGCTCGGGGTGCAGAGCCAGCGCAACCGCGAACGGGACTTCCGCCACGGCCGGCCGCTGCCCTTCGTGGTGGCAGGGCTGGTCCTGACCCTGCTGTTCGTCCTGGCGGTGTTCGGCGTGGTGCAGCTGGTGCTGCACTTGGCCGGGACCACCGGCTGA
- a CDS encoding cytochrome c oxidase assembly protein, whose amino-acid sequence MSGDRERANRRLTLRILAVAVAMFGFGYALVPLYDVFCEVTGLNGKTGGRAAATETYAVDPDRLVTVEFLATVNGGEPWTFRPAVARLRVHPGQSYVTHYLAANPTGRAVTVQAVPSVAPGLAAQHFHKTECFCFHRQDFAAGEAREMPLVFTIDPALPPEVGTVSLAYTLFELGETRAN is encoded by the coding sequence ATGAGCGGGGACCGCGAGCGCGCCAACCGCCGCCTCACCCTGCGCATCCTCGCGGTGGCGGTGGCCATGTTCGGCTTCGGCTACGCCCTGGTGCCCCTCTACGACGTGTTCTGCGAGGTGACCGGGCTGAACGGCAAGACTGGCGGCCGGGCCGCGGCGACGGAGACCTACGCGGTGGACCCCGATCGCCTCGTGACGGTGGAGTTCCTGGCCACCGTCAACGGCGGCGAGCCCTGGACCTTCCGCCCCGCGGTGGCCCGGCTGCGGGTCCACCCCGGCCAGTCCTACGTGACCCACTACCTGGCGGCCAACCCCACCGGGCGGGCGGTGACGGTGCAGGCGGTGCCGAGCGTGGCGCCCGGCCTGGCCGCGCAGCATTTCCACAAGACCGAGTGCTTCTGCTTCCACCGCCAGGACTTCGCCGCCGGCGAGGCACGGGAAATGCCCCTGGTGTTCACCATCGACCCGGCGCTGCCGCCGGAGGTGGGCACCGTGAGCCTGGCCTACACCCTGTTCGAACTGGGGGAGACCCGCGCCAACTGA
- the ctaD gene encoding cytochrome c oxidase subunit I → MTTTTAAHGEHTEHGPARGLMRWVTTTNHKDIGTLYLLFALTMFFVGGAMAMVIRAELFQPGLQFVEPQFFNQMTTMHALVMIFGAVMPAFVGLANWQIPMMIGAPDMALPRMNNWSFWLLPFAFAMLLSTLFLTGGGPAGGWTMYPPLMLQTGEALPFVIFAVHLMGISSVMGAINVIVTVLNMRAPGMTLMKMPLFVWTWLITAFLLIAAMPVLAGAVTMLLTDRYFGTAFFNAAGGGDPVMYQHIFWFFGHPEVYIMILPAFGIVSQIIPTFARKPLFGYSSMVYATASIAFLSFIVWAHHMFTVGMPLAGELFFMYTTMLIAVPTGVKVFNWVATMWRGSMTFETPMLFAIAFVFLFTIGGFSGLMLAITPVDFQYHDTYFVVAHFHYVLVTGAIFAIMAAAYFWLPKWTGHRYDERLGRIHFWLSAVSVNVLFFPQHFLGLAGMPRRIPDYAVQFADWNMISSLGGFAFGASQLLFLYIVVKTIRGGARAGAEVWEEAHGLEWTLPSPPPYHSFTEAPEVR, encoded by the coding sequence ATGACCACCACCACCGCAGCCCACGGGGAGCACACGGAGCACGGCCCGGCCCGGGGCCTGATGCGCTGGGTCACCACCACCAACCACAAGGACATCGGCACCCTCTACCTGCTGTTCGCGCTGACCATGTTCTTCGTCGGCGGTGCCATGGCCATGGTGATCCGCGCCGAGCTGTTCCAGCCCGGCCTGCAGTTCGTGGAACCGCAGTTCTTCAACCAGATGACCACCATGCACGCCCTGGTGATGATCTTCGGCGCGGTGATGCCCGCCTTCGTCGGGCTGGCCAACTGGCAGATCCCGATGATGATCGGCGCCCCCGACATGGCCCTGCCGCGGATGAACAACTGGAGCTTCTGGCTGCTGCCCTTCGCCTTCGCCATGCTGCTCTCCACCCTGTTCCTCACCGGCGGCGGCCCGGCCGGCGGCTGGACCATGTACCCGCCGCTGATGCTGCAGACCGGCGAGGCGCTGCCGTTCGTGATCTTCGCCGTGCACCTGATGGGCATCTCCTCGGTGATGGGCGCCATCAACGTCATCGTCACCGTGCTCAACATGCGCGCCCCCGGCATGACCCTGATGAAGATGCCGCTGTTCGTCTGGACCTGGCTCATCACCGCCTTCCTGCTCATCGCCGCCATGCCAGTGCTGGCCGGCGCGGTGACCATGCTGCTGACCGACCGCTACTTCGGCACCGCCTTCTTCAACGCCGCCGGCGGCGGCGACCCGGTGATGTACCAGCACATCTTCTGGTTCTTCGGGCATCCCGAGGTGTACATCATGATCCTGCCGGCCTTCGGCATCGTCTCCCAGATCATCCCCACCTTCGCCCGCAAGCCGCTGTTCGGCTACAGCTCCATGGTCTACGCCACCGCCAGCATCGCCTTCCTCTCCTTCATCGTCTGGGCCCACCACATGTTCACCGTGGGCATGCCGCTGGCCGGCGAGCTGTTCTTCATGTACACCACCATGCTCATCGCCGTGCCCACCGGAGTGAAGGTGTTCAACTGGGTGGCCACCATGTGGCGCGGGTCCATGACCTTCGAGACCCCGATGCTGTTCGCCATCGCCTTCGTGTTCCTGTTCACCATCGGCGGCTTCTCGGGGCTGATGCTGGCCATCACCCCCGTGGACTTCCAGTACCACGACACCTACTTCGTGGTGGCCCATTTCCACTACGTGCTGGTGACCGGCGCGATCTTCGCCATCATGGCCGCCGCCTACTTCTGGCTGCCCAAGTGGACCGGTCACCGCTACGACGAGCGCCTGGGCCGGATCCACTTCTGGCTCTCGGCGGTGTCGGTGAACGTGCTGTTCTTCCCCCAGCACTTCCTCGGCCTGGCCGGCATGCCCCGGCGCATCCCCGACTACGCGGTGCAGTTCGCCGACTGGAACATGATCTCCAGCCTCGGCGGGTTCGCCTTCGGCGCGAGCCAGCTGCTGTTCCTCTACATCGTGGTGAAGACCATCCGCGGCGGCGCCCGCGCCGGCGCCGAGGTGTGGGAGGAGGCCCACGGCCTGGAGTGGACCCTGCCCTCGCCGCCGCCCTACCACAGCTTCACCGAAGCCCCGGAGGTGCGCTGA
- the cyoE gene encoding heme o synthase — MAKAFATPPPRGIALAATWRDYLGLCKLRVVTLIVFTAVVGMLLSVPGAVPMDTLVFGTLGIGLAAASAAAFNHVLDRRIDGRMARTRHRPLQTGALDAPRALTFATLLGALAMTLLSTLVNPLTALLTGGSLIGYAVVYTVFLKRATPQNIVIGGAAGAAPPVLGWTAVTGSLDPNALLLFLIIFVWTPPHFWPLAIARREDYARADVPMLPVTHGVAFTTLQVLFYTLLLVMVTGLPYLTGMSGPLYLAVAVGLGARYLQLAWRLHRGSDPRQAMAVFRYSILYLSVLFGALLADHYLLAWLRGGSG, encoded by the coding sequence ATGGCCAAGGCCTTCGCCACACCGCCGCCCCGCGGCATCGCCCTCGCGGCCACCTGGCGCGACTACCTGGGGCTGTGCAAGCTGCGGGTGGTGACGCTCATCGTCTTCACCGCCGTGGTGGGCATGCTGCTCTCGGTGCCCGGGGCGGTGCCCATGGACACCCTGGTGTTCGGCACCCTGGGCATCGGGCTGGCCGCCGCCTCCGCCGCCGCCTTCAACCACGTGCTCGACCGCCGGATCGACGGGCGGATGGCGCGCACCCGCCACCGGCCGCTGCAGACCGGGGCGCTGGACGCGCCCCGGGCGCTCACCTTCGCCACCCTGCTCGGGGCGCTGGCCATGACCCTGCTGAGCACCCTGGTGAATCCCCTGACCGCCCTGCTCACCGGCGGCTCCCTCATCGGCTACGCGGTGGTCTACACGGTCTTCCTCAAGCGCGCCACGCCCCAGAACATCGTCATCGGCGGCGCCGCCGGGGCCGCGCCGCCGGTGCTCGGCTGGACCGCCGTGACCGGTAGCCTGGACCCCAACGCCCTGCTGCTATTCCTGATCATCTTCGTCTGGACCCCGCCCCACTTCTGGCCCCTGGCCATCGCCCGGCGAGAGGACTACGCCCGCGCCGACGTGCCCATGCTGCCGGTGACCCACGGGGTGGCCTTCACCACCCTGCAGGTGCTGTTCTACACCCTGCTGCTGGTGATGGTGACCGGACTGCCCTACCTCACCGGCATGAGCGGCCCCCTTTACCTGGCCGTGGCCGTGGGGCTCGGAGCGCGCTACCTGCAGTTGGCCTGGCGGCTGCACCGCGGCAGCGACCCGCGCCAGGCCATGGCGGTGTTCCGCTACTCCATCCTCTACCTCAGCGTGCTGTTCGGCGCCCTGCTGGCAGATCACTACCTGCTGGCGTGGCTCCGCGGAGGGAGTGGATGA
- a CDS encoding COX15/CtaA family protein: MRRATLLTALLALAVILLGAFVRLSDAGLGCPDWPGCYGRLTVPAGDAATAAANAAFPDRPLEHPKAWKEMVHRYLAGSLGLAVMGLAFTAWRRRAPVRGPVLGLVGLVLIQALLGMWTVTLLVKPAVVTAHLLGGILTCAGLWWLALRQEPAPALLSGARGLRTWALLALGLVLVQIALGGWTSSNYAALGCTEFPRCHSGAWWPPTDFREAFVLWRGTGVNYEYGVLDAAARTAIHLAHRLGALAVVLAVGGLVLRLAATGIPALRRVGIALGGMLALQVALGIANVLGGLPLPVAVAHTGGAALLACTLLSAVRLLRPLPVSRPQRSPARLLGATR, encoded by the coding sequence ATGCGCCGCGCCACCCTCCTCACCGCCCTGCTGGCCCTGGCCGTCATCCTGCTGGGCGCCTTTGTCCGCCTCTCCGACGCCGGGCTGGGCTGCCCCGACTGGCCCGGCTGCTACGGCCGGCTGACCGTCCCGGCGGGCGACGCGGCCACCGCGGCCGCCAACGCCGCCTTCCCCGACCGCCCCCTGGAGCACCCGAAGGCCTGGAAGGAGATGGTGCACCGCTACCTGGCCGGCTCCCTGGGGCTGGCCGTCATGGGGCTGGCCTTCACCGCCTGGCGCCGGCGCGCACCGGTGCGCGGCCCGGTCCTGGGCCTGGTGGGGCTGGTGCTGATCCAGGCCCTGCTGGGGATGTGGACCGTGACCCTGCTGGTGAAGCCGGCGGTGGTCACCGCCCACCTGCTGGGGGGGATCCTCACCTGCGCCGGGCTCTGGTGGCTGGCACTGCGCCAGGAGCCGGCGCCGGCCCTGCTCTCCGGCGCCCGGGGGCTGCGGACCTGGGCCCTGCTGGCCCTGGGGCTGGTGCTGGTCCAGATCGCCCTGGGCGGCTGGACCAGCAGCAACTACGCGGCGCTCGGCTGCACCGAATTCCCCCGCTGCCACAGCGGGGCGTGGTGGCCGCCGACCGACTTCCGCGAGGCTTTCGTGCTCTGGCGCGGCACCGGGGTGAACTACGAGTACGGCGTCCTCGACGCCGCGGCCCGCACCGCCATCCACCTGGCCCACCGGCTGGGCGCGCTGGCGGTAGTGCTGGCGGTGGGCGGCCTGGTCCTGCGGCTGGCCGCCACCGGCATCCCCGCCCTGCGCCGCGTCGGCATCGCGCTGGGCGGCATGCTGGCGCTGCAGGTGGCGCTGGGGATCGCCAACGTCCTGGGTGGACTGCCCCTGCCGGTGGCCGTGGCCCACACCGGCGGCGCCGCGCTGCTGGCCTGCACCCTGCTCAGCGCCGTCCGCCTGCTGCGGCCGCTGCCCGTCAGCCGGCCGCAGCGGAGCCCGGCGCGACTGCTGGGAGCGACCCGGTGA
- a CDS encoding cytochrome c oxidase subunit 3 yields the protein MNTHAGPAYYVPHGSHWPIVGSVGLTTLLVGFAVLLNGADLGGTLMVAGVVITLGMMAGWFGTVIRESEGGRYNAQVDRSFRMGMGWFIFSEVMFFAAFFGALFYAREFAVPWLGGAGAKAATHSVLWPDFQALWPLLQPPDASRYDVPEQVIGAWGIPALNTLILLSSGATITWAHWGLKQGRRRQLTLGLALTVALGVLFLALQAFEYGHAYHELNLKLSSGIYGSTFFMLTGFHGAHVTIGAIMLLVMLLRSLRGHFSPTHHFAFEAASWYWHFVDVVWLGLFITVYWL from the coding sequence ATGAACACGCACGCTGGACCGGCCTACTACGTGCCCCACGGCAGCCACTGGCCCATCGTCGGCTCGGTGGGCCTGACCACCCTGCTGGTGGGATTCGCCGTGCTGCTCAACGGCGCGGACCTCGGCGGCACGCTGATGGTGGCGGGGGTGGTCATCACCCTGGGGATGATGGCCGGCTGGTTCGGCACGGTGATCCGCGAAAGCGAGGGCGGCCGCTACAACGCCCAGGTGGACCGCTCCTTCCGCATGGGCATGGGCTGGTTCATCTTCTCCGAGGTGATGTTCTTCGCCGCCTTCTTCGGGGCGCTGTTCTATGCCCGCGAGTTCGCCGTGCCGTGGCTCGGCGGGGCCGGCGCCAAGGCCGCCACCCACTCCGTCCTGTGGCCCGACTTCCAGGCCCTGTGGCCACTGCTGCAGCCGCCGGACGCCAGCCGCTACGACGTGCCCGAGCAGGTGATCGGAGCCTGGGGCATCCCCGCCCTCAACACCCTGATCCTCCTCTCCAGCGGCGCCACCATCACCTGGGCCCACTGGGGGCTGAAGCAGGGCCGGCGCCGCCAGCTCACCCTCGGCCTGGCGCTGACCGTCGCGCTCGGGGTACTGTTCCTGGCCCTGCAGGCCTTCGAGTACGGCCACGCCTACCACGAGCTCAACCTGAAGCTGAGCTCGGGCATCTACGGCTCCACCTTCTTCATGCTCACCGGCTTCCACGGCGCCCACGTGACCATCGGCGCCATCATGCTCCTGGTGATGCTGCTGCGCAGCCTGCGCGGCCACTTCAGCCCCACCCACCACTTCGCCTTCGAGGCCGCCTCCTGGTACTGGCACTTCGTGGACGTGGTGTGGCTGGGCCTGTTCATCACCGTCTACTGGCTGTGA